In one Musa acuminata AAA Group cultivar baxijiao chromosome BXJ2-5, Cavendish_Baxijiao_AAA, whole genome shotgun sequence genomic region, the following are encoded:
- the LOC135584795 gene encoding pentatricopeptide repeat-containing protein At1g19720-like — translation MENPFLGCHPTDPIPNPFLSQSKLFQFLRPPLTTTITPFLAQKPKQKQPLPTAAGSLKLPEHGGHLQQAITALEQGSPIRPGAYISLLQSCIDADSIEDGRRLHASLCSVQDRNPFVETKLVSMYAKCGSLEDARRVFAGMRERNLFTWSAMIGGYAREQRWGEVVDLFFGMMHEGVLPDTFLLPRILQACSNTGNLETGRLLHSLAVRIGLLDSSKEVRVSNSVLAMYAKCGELDSALRFFERMDRRDRVSWNSIISGHCQCGGHEAALRLFARMRAEGIEPGVVTWNILILSYNQSSNPDLAMELMEQMESSGIAPDVFTWTSMISGLTQNDRMNEALDLFQEMLLSGVEPNGMTVASAISACASLQSLDNGKELHSYAIRIGCIHSILVGNSLIDMYAKCGRLEDAQRIFEEMAEKDVFTWNSMIGGYTRAGYCGKAYDLFSRMESSGVRRNVVTWNAMISGYIQNGDEDQAVELFHTMEMEGIRRNTATWNTLIAGSLQNGDPDQALRIFRQMQAFLVRPNSVTILSILPACTSLLSVLKVKEIHSCILHNDLQRDISIANALVDTYSKSGDIEYARVVFDGLSGRDLISWNSMIAGLVLHGRCHDARDLFNQMKQEGIRPNKAIFASVINACGLDGLVNEGKKLFSNMTEEYQLSPGLEHYTGMVNLLGRSGRLREASDLIDNMPIEPDAALWNALLTAARIYGNIRIANFAATHLFKLEPRNPETLRLLSHAQALYGKSNDVSKVPRAKKEGSVNESHGYCWMEVKQKVITFSTGRQLTLNSESKLAEINSRIMDTNEVIPDFDGTILEIEEDSEDIVGTHSEKLAVAFGLVNLPTFRAIRIVKSVRICTNCHTICKLISKLYKREILIKDPKSLHRFKDGTCSCRDYW, via the coding sequence ATGGAGAACCCATTCCTAGGCTGCCACCCCACCGACCCAATCCCCAATCCCTTCCTCAGCCAGTCGAAACTATTCCAATTCCTCAGACCACCACTTACAACCACCATCACCCCCTTTCTTGCCCAGAAACCCAAGCAAAAACAACCACTGCCCACGGCTGCCGGCTCCCTCAAGCTCCCTGAGCACGGCGGCCACCTCCAGCAAGCCATCACCGCCCTGGAACAGGGCTCCCCCATACGGCCCGGAGCTTACATTTCCCTGCTCCAGTCTTGCATTGACGCCGACTCCATCGAAGATGGCCGCCGGCTCCACGCCTCGCTCTGCTCGGTGCAGGACCGCAACCCCTTCGTCGAGACCAAGCTCGTCAGCATGTACGCTAAATGCGGCAGCTTGGAGGATGCCCGCCGGGTGTTCGCCGGAATGCGCGAGAGGAACCTCTTCACCTGGTCGGCGATGATCGGCGGCTACGCCCGCGAGCAGCGCTGGGGCGAGGTCGTCGACCTGTTCTTCGGCATGATGCACGAGGGCGTGCTCCCCGACACCTTCCTGCTTCCGAGGATCTTGCAGGCCTGCAGCAACACCGGCAATTTAGAGACCGGGCGGCTGCTGCACTCACTTGCCGTTCGGATCGGACTTCTGGATTCGTCGAAAGAGGTCCGTGTGAGCAACTCGGTGTTGGCGATGTATGCAAAATGTGGTGAGCTGGATTCGGCCTTGAGGTTTTTTGAGAGGATGGATAGACGAGATAGGGTATCGTGGAATTCTATCATTTCTGGGCACTGCCAGTGTGGTGGCCATGAAGCAGCTCTGAGGCTTTTTGCACGAATGAGAGCCGAAGGGATTGAACCAGGAGTTGTCACTTGGAATATACTTATTTTGAGCTATAATCAATCTAGCAATCCGGATCTTGCAATGGAGCTCATGGAGCAGATGGAGAGTTCTGGAATCGCGCCAGATGTCTTTACATGGACAAGCATGATTTCGGGGCTCACTCAGAATGACAGGATGAATGAAGCTTTGGATCTCTTTCAGGAGATGTTGCTTTCAGGAGTGGAACCGAATGGCATGACTGTTGCAAGTGCTATATCTGCTTGTGCCTCTTTGCAATCTTTGGACAATGGAAAGGAACTCCACTCATATGCGATTAGGATCGGATGCATCCACAGCATTCTAGTGGGGAATTCACTGATCGATATGTATGCAAAATGTGGTAGACTGGAGGATGCTCAGAGGATCTTTGAGGAGATGGCTGAGAAAGATGTCTTCACTTGGAATTCAATGATTGGAGGTTACACACGAGCTGGTTACTGTGGTAAGGCTTATGATCTGTTCTCAAGGATGGAGAGTTCAGGTGTGCGCCGAAACGTAGTGACTTGGAATGCCATGATCTCAGGCTACATTCAGAATGGGGATGAGGACCAAGCCGTGGAACTCTTTCACACGATGGAAATGGAGGGGATAAGAAGAAACACAGCTACATGGAACACTCTGATTGCTGGTTCATTGCAAAATGGTGATCCAGACCAGGCCCTAAGAATATTCAGACAAATGCAGGCATTTTTGGTTCGGCCTAATTCGGTTACCATTCTTAGTATCCTTCCAGCTTGTACAAGTTTATTGTCGGTGTTGAAGGTGAAGGAGATCCATTCTTGCATTCTGCACAATGATCTGCAGCGTGATATCTCGATTGCAAATGCTCTTGTAGATACTTATTCAAAGTCTGGCGATATCGAGTATGCTCGAGTAGTATTCGATGGTCTCTCAGGAAGGGATCTCATCTCTTGGAATTCAATGATTGCTGGGCTTGTTCTACATGGACGTTGTCATGATGCACGAGATCTTTTTAATCAAATGAAACAGGAAGGTATAAGACCAAACAAAGCAATCTTTGCTAGTGTGATAAATGCCTGTGGTCTTGATGGATTGGTGAATGAAGGAAAGAAGCTCTTCTCTAACATGACAGAGGAGTACCAGCTGTCTCCAGGTTTAGAACACTACACTGGAATGGTAAATCTCTTGGGGCGTTCTGGTAGGCTTAGAGAAGCTTCTGATCTGATTGACAATATGCCTATTGAGCCCGATGCTGCTCTCTGGAATGCCCTTCTTACTGCAGCTAGAATATATGGCAATATCAGAATAGCAAACTTTGCGGCAACCCATTTGTTTAAGCTGGAACCTAGAAACCCTGAAACTCTCAGGCTGCTATCACATGCTCAAGCTTTATATGGAAAGTCAAATGATGTGTCAAAGGTGCCAAGGGCTAAGAAAGAAGGCAGTGTTAATGAGTCTCATGGTTATTGCTGGATGGAAGTAAAACAGAAGGTGATTACCTTCTCAACAGGAAGACAGCTTACTTTGAATTCAGAGTCCAAACTAGCTGAAATTAATAGCAGAATAATGGATACAAATGAAGTCATCCCTGATTTTGATGGCACTATTCTTGAGATTGAGGAAGACAGTGAAGACATAGTTGGCACCCACAGCGAGAAGCTAGCAGTTGCCTTTGGACTTGTTAACCTGCCAACTTTTAGAGCCATTCGGATAGTTAAGAGTGTTCGGATATGTACCAATTGTCACACAATTTGcaagttaatttctaaattatataaaCGTGAAATATTGATCAAGGATCCAAAGTCTTTGCATCGCTTTAAAGATGGGACATGTTCTTGCAGAGATTATTGGTAA